From the Halalkalicoccus sp. CGA53 genome, one window contains:
- a CDS encoding archaeosine biosynthesis radical SAM protein RaSEA produces the protein MSEPSPEVYEQGRGMDAHNAVMRGIRAEKDRTYDPHEPTRVWVDEDNTPDGVRESLTIILNTGGCRWARAGGCTMCGYVAESVEGGSVSHEALVDQIDVCLDHEAEQADGSCDLVKIYTSGSFLDEREVPAETRAAIAETFAERERIVVESLPDFVERDRLADFRERGLETDVAIGLETATDRVRRDCVNKYFAFADFEAACAEAAAIGAGVKAYLLLKPPFLTEPEAVSDMISSVERCAAVEGCHTVSMNPCNVQRYTMVDELFFHGGYRPPWLWSVAHVLRETADIDALVISDPVGHGSERGPHNCGECDDRVQRAIKDFDLRQEPRVFEQVSCACEATWETVMAHETAYNAPLAR, from the coding sequence ATGAGTGAGCCGAGTCCCGAGGTCTACGAGCAGGGACGCGGGATGGACGCGCACAACGCGGTGATGCGTGGGATCCGCGCGGAGAAAGACCGTACCTACGACCCGCACGAGCCGACGCGGGTCTGGGTCGACGAGGACAACACGCCCGACGGCGTCCGCGAGAGCCTCACGATCATCCTCAACACCGGCGGCTGCCGGTGGGCGCGTGCGGGCGGCTGTACGATGTGCGGCTACGTCGCCGAGTCGGTCGAGGGCGGTAGCGTGAGCCACGAGGCGCTCGTGGACCAGATCGACGTCTGTCTCGATCACGAGGCGGAACAGGCGGACGGATCCTGCGACCTCGTGAAGATCTACACCTCCGGGAGCTTCCTCGACGAGCGGGAGGTGCCAGCGGAGACGCGAGCGGCGATCGCGGAGACGTTCGCAGAGCGCGAGCGAATCGTCGTCGAGAGCCTCCCCGACTTCGTCGAGCGCGACCGGCTCGCGGACTTCAGGGAGAGAGGACTGGAGACGGACGTCGCGATCGGTCTCGAGACCGCGACCGACCGGGTCAGACGCGACTGCGTTAACAAGTACTTCGCGTTCGCCGACTTCGAGGCGGCCTGTGCCGAGGCGGCCGCCATCGGCGCGGGCGTGAAGGCGTATCTCCTGCTGAAGCCGCCGTTTCTCACCGAACCGGAGGCGGTCTCCGACATGATCTCCTCGGTCGAGCGGTGTGCCGCGGTCGAGGGCTGTCACACCGTCTCGATGAACCCGTGTAACGTCCAGCGCTACACGATGGTCGACGAACTCTTCTTCCACGGCGGCTATCGTCCGCCGTGGCTCTGGTCGGTCGCACACGTCCTCCGCGAGACGGCGGACATCGACGCGCTGGTGATCTCGGACCCGGTCGGCCACGGCTCCGAGCGCGGCCCGCACAACTGTGGGGAGTGTGACGACCGGGTGCAGCGAGCGATCAAGGACTTCGATCTGCGACAGGAGCCGAGGGTCTTCGAGCAGGTCTCCTGTGCGTGTGAGGCGACCTGGGAGACGGTGATGGCCCACGAGACTGCCTACAACGCACCGCTCGCGCGGTAG